A window of Herpetosiphonaceae bacterium genomic DNA:
CGACGCCACGCCGCCTGGCTTCCTGCATGGCCCAGGACATGAACCGCTGGCAGCTCGGCGAAAGGGCGGATGTAATGCCCGTCAGGTGCAGGAATTGCGCGCCGTCCAGGTATGCCGGATCGAAGGCATCCACGTCCATGGATGAGGCTGCCGAGCCGCGACGATAGTAGTATACCCGCACGATGTCGCCAACCCGCTCCCGCAGGTAGAGGCCGGTCGAGCCGTCGATCCGCCGTACCTGGCTGGTATCGACGCCTTCGGCGCGGACTCGTGCAAGGACCAGCTCGCCCGGCTCGTCGGTGCTGAGCCAGCTTATCCAGCCCACCTGCTCTGCGAGCCGGGCGAGCGCAATCGCCACATTTGACTCGGCACCGCCGATTCGCAGCTCTACCTGCGTCGCATGGCGTAGCCGCCCTGGCTGGGCCGGTGCCACCAGCACCATCGTTTCTCCGGCAGTAATAACCTTCGGCATGCTCCACCCTGATCCCTACGAAAGGCCATGCGCTCCATCTCGATACTCGTCAGCAACAGTCGTCAGCCAAGGCTGGAATCCGTATCCGGCTGTCGGCAACCGTTACAACCTTTCGAT
This region includes:
- a CDS encoding sugar kinase, translating into MPKVITAGETMVLVAPAQPGRLRHATQVELRIGGAESNVAIALARLAEQVGWISWLSTDEPGELVLARVRAEGVDTSQVRRIDGSTGLYLRERVGDIVRVYYYRRGSAASSMDVDAFDPAYLDGAQFLHLTGITSALSPSCQRFMSWAMQEARRRGVAVSLDVNYRSKLWSPADARTAIEELLPLVDLLFVGDEEAEALWGASSEALLRAFAQQGPSEVVLKRGAAGGLALVGGAIVEGPAFAVTAVDTIGAGDAFAAGYLAGHLWQADPPLRLRIANAMGAYAVMNVGDYEGLPTKAELWSFLDGRKELGR